The stretch of DNA TTCAAAAGCGGCAAGTGCAGCCTTCTGAGCCATGGTGTTTACGTTAGAAGTGGACTGTCCTTGAATCTTGACCATAGCCTTGACCAGATCGGCATGAGCAAGAGTGGTTCCCACACGCCAGCCGGTCATGGCGAAACTCTTGGAGAGTGCACCGACAATAGCTACATCTTCGGGGTTCTTTTCCCAGAAGTTGGCAAGGGTGGAATACTGCGCAGGTGCGTAAACCAGACGGTCGTAAACTTCATCGGAAACAATGAAGATGCCTTTGGACTTGGCCCAATTAGCAATTTCATCCAGCTGTGCCTGCGGGTAATGTCCGCCGGTGGGGTTGGAGGGAGTGTTCAGGATGAGCAGTCTGGTCTTGTCGGTGCAGGCTGCTTCAAGATCTTTGATCTCTGCCAGAAAACCGGACTCGGCAGTTGTGGGTACGATAACCGGCTTACCTTCAGCCAGTTCGACCATGGCCGGGTAGCTGACCCAGTAGGGAGCAGGAATAAGCACTTCATCGCCCGGATCAATCAGGGCCATGAACAGATTGTATAGAGAATGCTTACCGCCGTTACTGACTATGGTATTTTCAGCTTCAGCTTTTGCGCCGTAAAATTTGCCGTAATAATTGGCAACAGCCGTACGCAGTTCAGGGAGTCCAGGAACAGCGGTGTAGCGATGAAATCCGTCATCAACAGCTTTCTTCATGGCTTCACAGACATGCGCCGGAGTGGGGGAATCAGGCTCACCAACTGCGAGGCTTACGATTTCCTTACCCTGTGCACGCAGTTCCTGTGCCTTGGCGTTTACTGCCAGAGTTGCTGACGGTTTTGCCCTCATAAGTCTTTCAGAAATTTTCATATCTCTTTCCTGCTGCTTGAGTTATATGTTAATCCACGGCCATTGACGACAATTAAGCATACACACCGTAACTAATAAATTCAAACAGTTACGACACCAAATCTGAAGATGCGCCATAAAACACGCAATTGTCAGGATTGTTGTTAAGGTCCATGCTCTATTGGGGAACTTAATTGAAAACAGCAAAAACGTAAATCTCTCTATGGATAATATCCCACTTTACAACTCTGTTTTTTAACCGTTTACCGAAACAAATGCCCAGCGGACCGCTTAATACAATGATTTTTGCAAAACTGTCCCACCCCTGCTACAACCCCATCCGAGGAGTTTAATAATATGATTTACAGATTTTTAACTTTGACCGTCCTGCTGCTGAGCCTTGCTGCCTGCGCACCTGTGATGATGAACGGTGAAGTAACCTCCGATAAAGGGACTGATCTCGGCCCGGTGGAAATGTCTGCTTTCAAACAGAGCGGACTCAAGACCTACGCAGTAAAAGCTCAGCTTCCTGATGAGACTGTCTTCAATGGCGAAATGAAACGCGGCGAAAAATCCGTAACTCTTTACAGCCATGACGGGGTCAGCATGAAATGCGACTTTGAGCTGAAAGATTCGGTTCAGGAATTCGAAGGCGGCGGAACAGGGACCTGTACCACTTCCGACGGTCAGAACCTTAAGGTTAAATTCTAGCTATTTTCCACGGTGATTAAATGATCCGGCTTAACCGGCTTTCATACAACTTCGGTTCCAACTGGGCCCTGAAAGACATCTCCCTGCATATTGAAAAAGGGGAATTTATCTTCCTGACCGGACATTCCGGCGCGGGCAAAACCACCCTCATGCGTCTGCTTTACGGTGCCCTGCCACTTACCCGCGGACAAGCGTCTGTTGCCGGGTACGACCTGCACAACATCAAACGCAAACAGATTCCCATGCTACGCCGTGACTTGGGTGTGGTTTTTCAGGATTTCAAAATTCTGTCTGGAAGATCAGTATACGAGAACGTATCCCTTGCCTTGACCGTACGCAGCATGCCCAAATCTGTTGTTGATAAACGGGTCCGGGCCATCATCCGTGCCCTTGGCCTTGAAAAAAAGAGTTACTCCAAATGCGGAAGCCTTTCCGGTGGTGAACAGCAGCGGGTGGCCATCGCCCGGGCCATGGTGGTCAATCCCAAATTGATCATTGCTGACGAACCTACCGGAAACCTCGACTTTGAACTTTCCCTGCACCTGATGGATGTTTTTAAACAATTCCACACCCACGGAACAACCGTAGTTATGGCTACCCACAGCCGGGAGATCCTGCGCTGTGTGCCTGACTCCAGAATCATTCACCTTGAAGACGGCCAGCTCAGCGAACCTCCGGAATTCCTGACCTCGGAGCTATGCCCATGTTAGCACTCTTTTTCAGGCTCATAGGCCGGGGTATCCGTGACATGGGACTGCACCCGTGGGCCAATATTTTCACTCTCGTAGCCGTAACCATGGTTTCCATCATGGCCGGGTTGTTCATGCTCACCCTGCATAACGTTAATCAGGAACTCCTCAAGAGCAAAGGACAGGTTGAAATTCAGATTTTCTGGGCCGCCAACACCCCGGCGGAAGATTACGAAAAGCAGTGGTCCGACCTCAAAAAAATCGAAGGGTTGAAAGATATCCGCACCTTCACCCCGGAAAACGCCCTCAAACAGCTTTCCGCAGCCCTGAGCGATACGGACGATTTTTCATGGCTCGGTGAATCACGCAATCCACTGCCGCCCACGGCACTGCTTTCATTTTCCATTGAACCGGGCGTGGAAAATGAACGCTGGGCCGCGGATTTATTGCACGACCTTAAAGCACTTCCCTTTGTGGACAAGGTACATTACAATCCTTTGCAGATTGACCTTGCACGAGGCTGGATCAGCCTGACCCAATCAATAGTCTGGCCCATAATCGCCTTTTTAGGTTTGATAGTCGCACTTGTTGTCGGTAACACCATGCGCCTTTCACTCATGACCCGCAAAGACGAAATAGAAATCCTCTATCTCGTGGGTGCCAAGCAATGGTTCATCCGCCTTCCGCTCTTAACCGGAGGGGCACTGCTCGGACTCGTCGGAAGTGGGGCAGCCCTTGGCCTACTTTACGCTGCCCAGCAATTTTTCACAGATATCCTGAACTTTCCGCCACTATTCATGAAACTGACCTTCCTGCCCCCGGAACAATGCCTTATACTGGTAGGAACCGTCACCCTGATCGGAATGCTGAGCAGCTTTGTAGCTGTTAAGAATTAAATATTGATTTGATGCGCTATCGCGCTTTTATATGATCGCATTTCGCCTCCGGCGGCCAAAGGGGGTAATCCCCTTTGGAATCCCTAATAGATATTTTTATTTGACTGCCATTTGACTGAGATAAGTTCTAAACTCCTATATCAGTCAAAAATTCAATAATAACAATACACAAGCATAGTATATTTGTTTGACTGTTGTTTGACTGTTGTTTGACTGAACTGGCTAAAAGCACAAATTAAAACCAAAACCTCGAACCCCAATTAAAAAGTTTTGGGATTCTTAAACCCTTTTCCCAAAGGGTTTAAGGCCCCCGGCAGGGCCGCCGGAGGCATACAAGGAGAGAAAATCATGAGAAGTAAAAAAATGACTGGAGGGCTGGAAAAGGCCCCGCATCGTTCCCTGCTTTACGCACTGGGCATGTCCGAGGATGAAGTCAGCCGTCCGCTGATCGGTATCTGTAACGCTGCCAACGAAATCATTCCCGGCCACGTGCACCTGCACACCATTACCCGTGCGGTAAAAGACGGCGTGCGTCTTGCCGGCGGTGTGCCCATGGAATTTCCTGCCATCGGTGTCTGTGATGGTCTGGCTATGAACCACGCGGGCATGCGCTATTCCCTGCCTAGCCGTGAGATCATCGCCGACTCCATTGAAATCATGGCTACTGCGCACCCCTTTGACGCGCTGGTACTCATCCCCAACTGCGATAAGATCGTACCCGGTATGCTCATGGCTGCCCTGAGACTCAACATCCCGACCATCGTTATCAGCGGCGGTCCCATGCTCGCAGGACGCAAGGACGGCAAAAAAGTAGACCTGATTACTGTTTTCGAAGGTGTTGGTCAGGTTAAGACCGGAAACATGACTGAAGATGAGCTTACCGTACTTGAAAAAAGTGCCTGCCCTACCTGCGGTTCCTGTTCCGGCATGTTCACCGCCAACTCCATGAACTGTCTGTCCGAGACCATCGGTCTGGCACTGCCCGGAAACGGCACCATTCCCGCGGTTATGGCCGAGCGCACCCGCCTTGCCAAAGCAGCAGGATCCCAGATCATGACCCTGCTCGAAAAAGACATCAAACCCCGCGACATCGTCACTGAGAAAAGCCTCAAAAACGCGGTAACCATGGATATGGCTCTCGGCTGCTCCACCAACACCGTGCTGCACCTGCCCGCTATTTTCAACGAAGCAGGCCTTAATCTGGACCTGACCGTATTTGACGAAATCAGCCGCAACACACCTAACCTCTGCAAACTTTCCCCGGCCGGTCCCGATCACATAGAGGACCTGAACACAGCAGGCGGCATTCAGGGTGTAATGGCCGAACTTTCCAAGTCCGGACGTATCGAACTTGATCCGCTGACCGTTACCGGAAAATCCGTGGGTGAGAATCTCAAGGCACTGAATGCCGGAATCACCGACCACAAAATTGTGCGTCCGGTTGATGATCCATACTCCCATGAAGGCGGTATCGCGGTTCTGTTCGGTAATATTGCCGAGGACGGCTGCGTAGTTAAGCAGTCCGCAGTAGCACCTGAGATGATGAAGCGCACCTGCAACGCCAAAGTTTATAACTCCGAAGAAGAAGCTGTTGAAGCTATTCTCGGTAACCAGATAGTCAAAGGCGATGCCATAGTTATTCTTTATGAAGGACCCAAGGGCGGACCCGGTATGCGCGAAATGCTGACTCCCACTTCCGCCATCGCAGGTATGGGACTTGGCGCAGACGTGGCTCTGATCACTGACGGACGTTTTTCCGGCGGTACCCGCGGCGCAGCCATCGGGCACGTTTCCCCGGAAGCAGCTTCCGGCGGTGCCATCGGCCTCGTACAGACTGGTGATGTAATTGAAATCAACATCCCCGAACGGTCCATCAACGTAAAGCTTGATGAAGCTGAACTTGAAAAACGCCGTGCTGTTTTCAAGCCCATTGAAAAAGAAATGCCCTCCGCATTTCTTAAGCGTTACAGCCAGAACGTAACTTCAGCATCAACCGGTGCTGTTTATAAGAAATAATTTATTCAAACTACTCTAAAAACAAGGCCGCAGTATCTTATATGATATTGCGGCCTTATTTATTGTAGATAAACCGCGAGATGCTTCTATTTGAAAATAGCTTCCAGATCCAAAGTTTTAAAATATTCTATTGTACTAACCAGTCCTTTTTCGAGTTGGATGGTCGGTTCCCAGCCCAGTTCTTTGGCCAGTGAAATATCAGGCTTGCGCTGTTTTGGATCATCACCGGGCAGGGGTTCAAAAATCAATTCCGACTTTGATCCGGTCAACTCGATTACTTTTTCTGCCAGTTCGCGGATGGTAAATTCAACCGGATTACCGAGATTTATCGGACCTGTAACTTCATCCGGGGTATCCATCAGATTCAAAAATCCATCTATCATATCATCTACGTAACAAAATGAACGGGTCTGGGAACCGTCACCGTAAATGGTAATCGATTTGCCGAGCAGGGCTTGGGTTATAAAATTTGAGACCACACGCCCATCATTAGGATGCATTTTCGGACCGTAAGTGTTGAAAATACGGGCGACTTTGATGTTCACTTTGTGCTGACGATAGTAATCGAAAAACAAGGTTTCAGCGCAACGTTTACCTTCATCATAGCAGGAGCGTGGTCCGATGGGATTTACGCTTCCAACATAGCTTTCCGGCTGGGGATGCACTTCCGGGTCACCGTAGACTTCGGACGTTGAAGCCTGAAAAATTTTCGCTCTGGTGCGCTTTGCAAGACCGAGCATATTGATTGCCCCATGAACGGAAGTCTTGGTGGTCTGAACCGGATCATGCTGATAATGAATCGGAGAAGCAGGGCAGGCAAGGTTGTAAATTTCGTCAATTTCCAGATAGAGCGGAAAAGTTACATCATGACGGATTATTTCAAAATTCGGATTGCCAAGCAAATGGGTAACGTTTGATTTCGTACCTGTAAAAAAATTATCCACACAAATAACATCGCATCCTTCACCTAAAAGACGTTCACAAAGGTGCGCCCCCAGAAATCCTGCTCCGCCTGTAACCAAAACCCTTTTGAGTAAGTGCATTTTCAAGCTCCTGAATATTCAATTCTCTTCAAGCATATATCGCTTAGTCAGTGCTATATAAATCAACTATCTGCTGAAAGCTACCCGCCCATTAATTCATAAATATTTACTATAAAGCTGTTTTTTTAAAATAGACAATCTTTCAAGTAGACTATACTTTAATGCCGCTAAAAGCAGCCCGAAAAAGCTCTTACACATTTCGGCAACATAAGGGGAAGTGACATGTCTAAAGTATATTTTTGGAATTTACGCACCACACGTAAATCTCCACACGCCTTGAGAATGAAAAAACTGCTCAAGCAGTCCGGATTGAATGCTATTATTGATCCGGGTAACCTTGTGGCCCTTAAAGTACATTTCGGGGAAAGCGGCAATACCGGGTATCTGAATGCCCTCAACCTGCGCCCCATAGTAGATTTCCTGAAAAAAGCAGGTGCCAAACCCTTCTTTACCGACACCAGCACCCTTTATGTAGGTGACCGCGGGGAATCCGTTTCCCATGGATTACTCGCAGCTAGGCATGGCTACGATCCCAATATTGTAGGTGCTCCGGTTATGTTTGCTGACGGACTACGCGGGGAATATGAAACAACTATCCCTTACGACGGAAAGCACATTTCTGAAGCCCACGTGGGTGGCATGTTCATGGAAACAGACATGATGGTTACCCTCAACCATGTAAAAGGGCATGGTTTGGCCGGATACGGTGGAGCCATCAAAAATATCGGCATGGGCTGCGCTTCCAAAAAAGGAAAAATGCATATCCATGTTTCCACTGAGCCGCATCTGCATCCTGAAAAATGTACCGGATGCGGGGTCTGCATCACCGAATGTGCAGCTAAAGCACTGGATCTTGACGATGACGGTAAGATCATAATGGGCGGAAAATGCACCGGATGCGGACGCTGTTTCCTTTCCTGCCGTTACGGGGCCATCTCCATCGACTGGAAAAGCGATGTGGATATCTTCACCAAACGGCTCATTGAATACAACAAAGCTATTCTGGATCGACTCAAGCGCCCAGCCATGCATATCAACTTTCTTATGAACATCACCCCGGACTGTGATTGCCACGGCTACAGCGATGCGCCCATCTGTCCCGATCTTGGGGTCATGATCTCATCCGACCCTGTTGCTATTGATCAGGCCTCGCTGGATATGATCAACTCCGCGCCGCCGCTGTATCCCAGCAGATTGCCGGATGGACTCAGTCAGGGTGATGACAAGTTCAAAGCACTCACCCCGGACACACCGGACTCTTTCGGCCTGAAGTATGCCGAAGAAATCGGCTTAGGATCTCGGAACTACAAGCTGGTTACTATTTAGCTTAAAAAATATGTTCAAAACATCGGGCGCAGTATCTTTAACGATACTGCGCCCTTTTGTTTTGAACATATTATGACTGCAAATTGTTTATAACTAATCTTTACTTTCCAAGCACTTGTACGTGTTTAGCACAAATTGCAACTACAAAATTAAGATCAACATATATCAATTGTTTTACTGACATTCACCATGCAGCTTCAGCAACGAACATAACTTGAATTCTTTTTCGATTTCAATCCCTTTTGAATGACGTCCTCTCCACGTTTTGAACAATTTTTAGCTATGAATTGTTTACAACTAACCCTTCTTTTTCAAGCATTTGCATAAGTTCTGCACAATTTGCAGCTACGAAATCAGGTTCGGCTTTTGTTAACTCTTCTACTGACATGCGCCCTGTAGCTACTCCGGCGGTCATGGCCCCGGCTCTTTTACCTGTTTCAATATCCATGGGATGGTCACCGACCATGAGTGCATTTGAAGCATCAACCCCTATTTTTTCCAAAGCCTTGAACAGATGCTCCGGATGCGGTTTGACGTTTCGAACATCTTCACGGGAAAGGAAACAACCGGAAATATCATCAATTTCAGGAACAAGTTCCCGCACAGCTGAGGCGGTATTGCGGGTAATGATTCCGGTTTTGATACCGGAATTGCGTAGACTGGATAAAATCTCACAGGTGAACGGAAAAAGCTTTCCGTTACGGGCTGCTTCCACTTCCATGGTG from Marinifilum sp. JC120 encodes:
- a CDS encoding pyridoxal phosphate-dependent aminotransferase encodes the protein MKISERLMRAKPSATLAVNAKAQELRAQGKEIVSLAVGEPDSPTPAHVCEAMKKAVDDGFHRYTAVPGLPELRTAVANYYGKFYGAKAEAENTIVSNGGKHSLYNLFMALIDPGDEVLIPAPYWVSYPAMVELAEGKPVIVPTTAESGFLAEIKDLEAACTDKTRLLILNTPSNPTGGHYPQAQLDEIANWAKSKGIFIVSDEVYDRLVYAPAQYSTLANFWEKNPEDVAIVGALSKSFAMTGWRVGTTLAHADLVKAMVKIQGQSTSNVNTMAQKAALAAFEGPWDLIDDMCVKFQRRRDLAYDIITSWPGVICPKPDGAFYLFPVLDTFFTEETPDSASMCTKILEEAGVALVPGSAFGDDRCIRFSYAVDDEVLKNSLEKIGKVLMGK
- the ftsE gene encoding cell division ATP-binding protein FtsE gives rise to the protein MIRLNRLSYNFGSNWALKDISLHIEKGEFIFLTGHSGAGKTTLMRLLYGALPLTRGQASVAGYDLHNIKRKQIPMLRRDLGVVFQDFKILSGRSVYENVSLALTVRSMPKSVVDKRVRAIIRALGLEKKSYSKCGSLSGGEQQRVAIARAMVVNPKLIIADEPTGNLDFELSLHLMDVFKQFHTHGTTVVMATHSREILRCVPDSRIIHLEDGQLSEPPEFLTSELCPC
- a CDS encoding FtsX-like permease family protein, which gives rise to MLALFFRLIGRGIRDMGLHPWANIFTLVAVTMVSIMAGLFMLTLHNVNQELLKSKGQVEIQIFWAANTPAEDYEKQWSDLKKIEGLKDIRTFTPENALKQLSAALSDTDDFSWLGESRNPLPPTALLSFSIEPGVENERWAADLLHDLKALPFVDKVHYNPLQIDLARGWISLTQSIVWPIIAFLGLIVALVVGNTMRLSLMTRKDEIEILYLVGAKQWFIRLPLLTGGALLGLVGSGAALGLLYAAQQFFTDILNFPPLFMKLTFLPPEQCLILVGTVTLIGMLSSFVAVKN
- the ilvD gene encoding dihydroxy-acid dehydratase, with amino-acid sequence MRSKKMTGGLEKAPHRSLLYALGMSEDEVSRPLIGICNAANEIIPGHVHLHTITRAVKDGVRLAGGVPMEFPAIGVCDGLAMNHAGMRYSLPSREIIADSIEIMATAHPFDALVLIPNCDKIVPGMLMAALRLNIPTIVISGGPMLAGRKDGKKVDLITVFEGVGQVKTGNMTEDELTVLEKSACPTCGSCSGMFTANSMNCLSETIGLALPGNGTIPAVMAERTRLAKAAGSQIMTLLEKDIKPRDIVTEKSLKNAVTMDMALGCSTNTVLHLPAIFNEAGLNLDLTVFDEISRNTPNLCKLSPAGPDHIEDLNTAGGIQGVMAELSKSGRIELDPLTVTGKSVGENLKALNAGITDHKIVRPVDDPYSHEGGIAVLFGNIAEDGCVVKQSAVAPEMMKRTCNAKVYNSEEEAVEAILGNQIVKGDAIVILYEGPKGGPGMREMLTPTSAIAGMGLGADVALITDGRFSGGTRGAAIGHVSPEAASGGAIGLVQTGDVIEINIPERSINVKLDEAELEKRRAVFKPIEKEMPSAFLKRYSQNVTSASTGAVYKK
- a CDS encoding SDR family oxidoreductase, which produces MHLLKRVLVTGGAGFLGAHLCERLLGEGCDVICVDNFFTGTKSNVTHLLGNPNFEIIRHDVTFPLYLEIDEIYNLACPASPIHYQHDPVQTTKTSVHGAINMLGLAKRTRAKIFQASTSEVYGDPEVHPQPESYVGSVNPIGPRSCYDEGKRCAETLFFDYYRQHKVNIKVARIFNTYGPKMHPNDGRVVSNFITQALLGKSITIYGDGSQTRSFCYVDDMIDGFLNLMDTPDEVTGPINLGNPVEFTIRELAEKVIELTGSKSELIFEPLPGDDPKQRKPDISLAKELGWEPTIQLEKGLVSTIEYFKTLDLEAIFK
- a CDS encoding DUF362 domain-containing protein, translated to MSKVYFWNLRTTRKSPHALRMKKLLKQSGLNAIIDPGNLVALKVHFGESGNTGYLNALNLRPIVDFLKKAGAKPFFTDTSTLYVGDRGESVSHGLLAARHGYDPNIVGAPVMFADGLRGEYETTIPYDGKHISEAHVGGMFMETDMMVTLNHVKGHGLAGYGGAIKNIGMGCASKKGKMHIHVSTEPHLHPEKCTGCGVCITECAAKALDLDDDGKIIMGGKCTGCGRCFLSCRYGAISIDWKSDVDIFTKRLIEYNKAILDRLKRPAMHINFLMNITPDCDCHGYSDAPICPDLGVMISSDPVAIDQASLDMINSAPPLYPSRLPDGLSQGDDKFKALTPDTPDSFGLKYAEEIGLGSRNYKLVTI
- a CDS encoding HAD family hydrolase; the protein is MKKIEAIIFDFDGTLAELTIDFDEMKKRLKALGRAFLDPLPKKDAPALEWVDFIADCLAEDDPDLGKEFHTRCRFLIITMEVEAARNGKLFPFTCEILSSLRNSGIKTGIITRNTASAVRELVPEIDDISGCFLSREDVRNVKPHPEHLFKALEKIGVDASNALMVGDHPMDIETGKRAGAMTAGVATGRMSVEELTKAEPDFVAANCAELMQMLEKEGLVVNNS